One Oscillatoria salina IIICB1 genomic region harbors:
- the tsf gene encoding translation elongation factor Ts — MAEISAKLVKELREKTGAGMMDCKKALQESGGDMTKAAEWLRKKGIASAEKKAGRVAAEGLVDSYIHTGGRIGVLVEVNCETDFVARNEAFQTLVRDIAMQIAACPNVEYVNVDEIPTAMVEKEKEIEMGRDDLSKKPDNIKEKIVQGRIEKRLKEISLMDQPYIKDQSITIEELVKNKVAELGENIQVRRFSRFVLGEGIEKEEKNFADEVAEQTGKK, encoded by the coding sequence ATGGCAGAAATCTCGGCGAAACTCGTCAAAGAACTGCGCGAAAAAACAGGCGCAGGCATGATGGACTGTAAAAAAGCGCTGCAAGAAAGCGGTGGCGACATGACCAAAGCAGCAGAATGGTTGCGTAAGAAGGGCATCGCCTCGGCTGAGAAAAAAGCAGGTCGCGTAGCAGCAGAAGGTTTGGTAGATAGTTATATCCACACCGGGGGACGGATTGGCGTTCTGGTGGAAGTTAATTGCGAAACAGATTTTGTTGCCCGCAACGAGGCGTTTCAAACTCTGGTACGCGATATTGCGATGCAAATTGCTGCCTGCCCGAATGTGGAATACGTTAATGTGGATGAGATCCCTACCGCGATGGTGGAAAAAGAAAAAGAAATCGAAATGGGTAGGGATGACTTGAGCAAAAAACCTGACAATATTAAGGAAAAAATCGTTCAGGGTCGCATTGAGAAGCGTCTGAAGGAAATTTCCTTGATGGATCAGCCTTATATTAAAGACCAAAGCATTACGATTGAAGAGTTGGTTAAGAATAAGGTGGCTGAGTTGGGTGAAAATATCCAAGTGCGTCGCTTTAGCCGTTTTGTCTTGGGCGAAGGTATTGAGAAAGAAGAAAAGAACTTTGCTGATGAAGTGGCAGAACAGACTGGAAAAAAGTAA
- the rpsB gene encoding 30S ribosomal protein S2 — MPVVSLAELLESGVHFGHQTRRWNPRMSQYIYTSRNGVHIIDLVQTAQLMEDAYTYMRTASEQGKKFLFVGTKRQAAGIIAQEAARCGSYYINQRWLGGMLTNWETIKTRVERLKELERLEENGSIDRRPKKEAAVLRRELAKLQKYLGGIKMMRRVPDVVIIVDQRREYNAILECQKLGIAIVSMLDTNCDPDVVDIPIPANDDAIRSIKLIVGKLADAVYEGRHGQLDTEDYEEFDEAVDEMDYEDEDEENSSGDFQDSDDDDEE; from the coding sequence ATGCCAGTTGTATCTTTAGCAGAATTGTTAGAGTCAGGGGTTCACTTCGGTCATCAAACTCGCCGTTGGAATCCGCGAATGTCTCAGTATATCTATACTTCCCGTAATGGCGTTCACATCATCGATTTGGTGCAAACAGCCCAATTGATGGAAGATGCTTACACCTATATGCGTACAGCATCGGAACAGGGTAAGAAGTTTCTGTTTGTAGGAACAAAACGCCAAGCTGCGGGTATTATCGCGCAAGAAGCTGCTCGTTGTGGTTCTTACTATATCAACCAACGTTGGTTGGGCGGAATGTTGACTAACTGGGAGACAATTAAAACCAGGGTCGAACGTCTCAAAGAATTGGAACGTTTAGAAGAAAATGGCAGTATCGACAGACGACCCAAAAAAGAAGCTGCGGTTTTGCGTCGCGAATTAGCTAAACTTCAGAAATATTTGGGCGGAATTAAAATGATGCGCCGCGTTCCCGATGTGGTAATAATTGTAGACCAACGACGGGAGTATAACGCGATTCTCGAATGCCAAAAACTTGGTATTGCGATTGTCTCCATGTTAGATACTAACTGCGATCCTGATGTGGTAGATATTCCAATTCCAGCTAACGATGACGCTATTCGCTCGATTAAGCTAATAGTTGGGAAATTAGCTGATGCAGTCTATGAAGGTCGTCATGGTCAACTAGATACAGAGGACTATGAAGAATTTGACGAAGCTGTAGATGAGATGGATTACGAAGACGAAGACGAAGAAAATTCCTCTGGGGATTTCCAAGATTCGGATGATGATGACGAAGAATAG
- a CDS encoding glycosyltransferase family 2 protein, which produces MFFSVVIPTYNRLPILEKCLRSLENQQLKSDSVVEGYEVVVVDDGSTDGTLDWLAKYSVEFPHVTTYLQSHQGAAAARNLGVEKAQGETIIFIDSDLVVTEKFLQAHADALVKGYEETDRVFTYGWVINTCNFENPTSEPYKITDFSAAYFATGNVAIARKWLLEAGLFDTQFQLYGWEDLELGVRLKKLGLKLIKCPEAVGYHWHPAFSLADIPQLIDKEIQRGRMGVIFYRKHPTWEVRMMIQMTVLHRLLWGILSFGGRLNEKTMAPFLQWLIAQGKPQLALEIARIFLNWYNVQGVYAAYAEIQQQISEK; this is translated from the coding sequence TTGTTTTTTAGTGTTGTTATTCCTACTTATAATCGTCTCCCAATTCTCGAAAAGTGTTTGCGATCTTTGGAGAATCAACAACTAAAATCTGATAGTGTTGTTGAGGGTTATGAAGTTGTGGTGGTTGATGATGGTTCAACTGATGGGACTTTAGATTGGTTGGCTAAATATTCAGTTGAGTTTCCTCATGTTACTACTTATTTGCAAAGTCATCAAGGTGCGGCTGCGGCACGAAATTTAGGCGTAGAAAAGGCACAGGGTGAGACAATTATTTTTATTGATAGCGACTTAGTTGTCACGGAAAAGTTTTTACAAGCACACGCGGACGCTTTAGTCAAGGGGTATGAAGAAACAGATCGAGTTTTTACTTATGGTTGGGTGATTAACACTTGTAACTTTGAGAATCCTACCTCAGAACCGTATAAGATCACTGATTTTTCTGCCGCTTATTTTGCTACTGGGAATGTGGCGATCGCGCGAAAATGGCTACTCGAAGCAGGACTTTTCGACACTCAATTTCAACTCTACGGTTGGGAAGATTTAGAATTAGGCGTGAGGCTCAAAAAATTAGGACTAAAACTGATTAAATGTCCCGAAGCAGTAGGATATCATTGGCATCCCGCTTTTAGTTTAGCTGACATTCCCCAACTAATTGATAAAGAAATCCAACGGGGACGGATGGGTGTAATTTTCTATCGAAAACATCCTACCTGGGAAGTAAGAATGATGATTCAAATGACTGTTTTGCATCGCTTACTGTGGGGAATTCTTTCTTTTGGTGGCAGATTGAATGAAAAAACAATGGCTCCTTTCTTGCAATGGTTAATAGCTCAAGGAAAGCCACAATTAGCCTTAGAAATTGCCCGGATTTTTCTGAATTGGTATAACGTCCAAGGTGTTTACGCTGCTTACGCAGAGATCCAGCAACAAATCAGCGAAAAGTGA
- a CDS encoding lysozyme inhibitor LprI family protein: MSKLFLAIATLSTLAISTTVTVAEGISVAQAPNCNNPQTQSEINQCAAIAYRNSDRRLNQVYQQLVPRLSSSRKQKLIQAQRAWITFRDASCEFERSEFQGGTIAPAIYNGCLADLTERRTQELEEYLQNTQR, from the coding sequence ATGTCCAAATTATTTTTAGCGATCGCCACGCTCTCAACTCTCGCCATTAGCACTACCGTTACTGTAGCAGAAGGCATCTCAGTCGCTCAAGCCCCCAACTGTAACAACCCTCAAACCCAAAGCGAAATTAATCAATGTGCAGCGATCGCCTATCGAAACAGCGATCGGCGCCTTAATCAAGTTTATCAACAATTAGTGCCGCGTTTGTCAAGCTCCCGTAAACAAAAATTAATCCAAGCCCAACGCGCTTGGATAACCTTCCGAGACGCAAGTTGCGAATTCGAGAGAAGCGAATTTCAAGGTGGAACGATCGCACCTGCGATTTACAATGGTTGTTTAGCAGACTTAACTGAAAGACGCACCCAAGAATTAGAAGAATATTTGCAAAATACCCAAAGATAA
- a CDS encoding intradiol ring-cleavage dioxygenase: MNATPKPVNYTRCKSRERKLDIVKKMLKRREIISFMAATTATSILGCFRQQSTSTELTTPTPKATPNPETLTSQTTTLTQAPRCIVTPRQTPGPYFLDERLNRSDVISTQAGVPLILTLRVFDVNGSQCVPVSDAVVDIWHCNALGVYSGVQDSYQNLNTSAENFLRGYQLTDENGTVQFRTIYPGCYPGRAVHIHFQVRTSPTSNQGREFSSQLYFDDSLTEQVFNRQPYASKRSQLVKNPQDGLYRSSGKQLTLELSQAESGFVSTFDVGLRG, translated from the coding sequence ATGAATGCTACACCAAAACCAGTGAACTACACTAGGTGTAAAAGTAGAGAAAGGAAACTAGACATCGTGAAGAAAATGCTCAAACGACGAGAAATAATCAGCTTCATGGCTGCAACCACAGCCACATCAATTTTAGGGTGTTTCCGTCAACAATCTACTTCCACCGAGTTGACCACTCCAACACCAAAAGCCACCCCAAACCCAGAAACCCTAACCTCCCAGACAACTACTCTCACTCAAGCCCCTAGATGTATCGTAACTCCACGCCAGACCCCAGGACCTTACTTTCTCGATGAGCGACTCAACCGTTCCGATGTCATTTCCACCCAAGCCGGAGTACCCCTAATCTTGACACTGCGCGTCTTTGATGTCAACGGCAGCCAATGCGTACCCGTCTCAGACGCAGTTGTCGATATTTGGCATTGTAATGCTTTAGGCGTTTATTCGGGCGTACAAGATAGCTACCAAAACTTGAATACCTCCGCAGAAAATTTCTTGCGCGGCTATCAATTAACAGACGAGAATGGAACCGTCCAGTTTAGAACGATTTATCCTGGTTGCTATCCAGGTCGAGCCGTACATATTCATTTCCAGGTTCGCACGTCGCCCACATCAAATCAAGGACGGGAATTTTCCTCACAGTTGTATTTTGATGATTCTTTGACAGAACAAGTATTTAACCGTCAGCCCTACGCTAGCAAGCGAAGTCAATTAGTTAAAAATCCTCAAGATGGGCTTTATCGCAGTTCTGGAAAGCAACTTACACTGGAATTATCCCAGGCTGAGTCAGGTTTTGTTTCTACATTCGATGTTGGGTTACGGGGATGA
- a CDS encoding CHAT domain-containing tetratricopeptide repeat protein — MSKLVVLKLDGDLTQTLRVTLQIQAENSHPETEIAGYLPANQELATEIVHHWQEKYRTLGSPTRIKPKKIKYNGSINKRIRECRESAKKIAKELNNWLLSPDFREINTRLREELSRDEEIRVLIRTEDNNLQKLPWHLWDFFERYNKAEVAIGSTNFERSLTLATIPTKNKVKILAIIGNSQGIDTEKDREILLNLTNIETVFLIEKTRQEINDQLWEQPWDIIFFAGHSETEGETGRIYINPHDSLTIDELWYGLRKAVNNGLKLAIFNSCDGLGLAKQLDDLNIPQMIVMRELVPDRVAQEFLLHFLQAFAKGKPFYQAVREARERLQGLEDEFPCASWLPTICQNPGTATFNWELQPRKTQFLPTINLPTIKLIWAALLLVTIGLPSWYFVSPQLAKFINNKGLEDYTQGELAKGLEKFNLATRINPNNRAVLYNQAWHCQKRQDFDCAMEKYWRSAELGLPAAYSQLGRLYIIHKQDYTKAVELLLDGLDLAEQDPVKYALWKNLGWARLLQGRHQEALENLEKAIEIDSQRADALCLLAQVKEAQGVVALDIWHSCLEAANPEDEDEDIWIGMAQKRLKSIAREQ; from the coding sequence ATGAGTAAGTTAGTTGTCCTCAAGCTAGATGGTGATTTAACCCAGACATTGCGAGTAACTTTGCAGATTCAAGCAGAAAATTCGCACCCCGAAACCGAAATTGCTGGTTATTTACCCGCCAACCAAGAATTAGCTACCGAAATTGTCCATCATTGGCAAGAAAAATATCGCACATTAGGATCGCCCACTCGCATTAAACCGAAAAAAATCAAATACAATGGCAGTATCAACAAACGCATTCGCGAATGTCGTGAATCAGCGAAAAAAATTGCAAAAGAGTTAAATAACTGGCTACTTTCCCCAGATTTTCGCGAAATCAATACTCGTTTGCGAGAAGAACTAAGCCGGGACGAAGAAATTCGCGTCTTAATTCGTACTGAAGACAATAATCTTCAGAAGCTTCCTTGGCATTTATGGGACTTTTTTGAACGCTATAATAAAGCAGAAGTAGCAATTGGTTCTACCAACTTTGAACGCTCGTTAACCTTAGCTACTATCCCAACTAAAAATAAAGTAAAAATCTTAGCAATTATCGGTAACAGTCAAGGAATTGATACAGAAAAAGATCGAGAAATTTTGTTAAATCTAACCAATATAGAAACCGTTTTTTTAATTGAGAAAACACGGCAAGAAATCAACGACCAATTATGGGAACAACCTTGGGATATTATCTTTTTTGCCGGACATAGCGAAACCGAAGGAGAAACAGGTCGAATTTATATTAACCCTCATGATAGTTTAACTATCGACGAACTTTGGTACGGCTTAAGAAAAGCAGTTAACAATGGTTTGAAACTCGCAATTTTTAACTCTTGCGATGGTTTAGGTTTAGCCAAACAACTCGATGACTTAAACATTCCGCAAATGATTGTCATGCGTGAATTAGTACCAGATCGAGTTGCCCAAGAATTTTTATTGCATTTTCTTCAAGCTTTTGCTAAAGGTAAACCTTTTTATCAAGCAGTGCGAGAAGCAAGAGAAAGATTACAAGGATTAGAAGACGAATTTCCTTGTGCAAGTTGGCTACCAACAATCTGCCAAAATCCTGGCACAGCAACTTTTAATTGGGAATTACAGCCGAGAAAAACTCAGTTCTTGCCGACAATTAATTTACCGACAATAAAGTTAATTTGGGCAGCCTTGTTATTAGTAACTATTGGTTTACCTTCATGGTATTTTGTTTCGCCCCAGTTAGCTAAATTTATTAACAATAAAGGTTTAGAAGATTATACTCAAGGGGAATTAGCTAAAGGGTTAGAAAAATTTAATCTTGCTACAAGAATTAACCCAAACAATCGCGCCGTTCTTTACAATCAAGCATGGCATTGTCAAAAGCGCCAAGACTTTGATTGTGCAATGGAAAAATATTGGCGATCGGCAGAATTAGGTTTACCTGCTGCTTATAGCCAATTAGGTCGTTTGTACATCATTCACAAACAAGATTACACTAAAGCTGTCGAGTTACTACTCGATGGTTTAGATTTAGCCGAACAAGATCCAGTTAAGTATGCGTTGTGGAAAAACTTAGGTTGGGCAAGACTGTTACAAGGTCGCCATCAAGAAGCTTTAGAAAACTTAGAAAAAGCAATAGAAATAGATAGTCAACGCGCTGACGCTCTTTGTCTCCTCGCCCAGGTAAAAGAAGCTCAAGGTGTAGTAGCATTAGATATTTGGCATAGTTGCTTAGAGGCAGCCAACCCAGAAGATGAGGATGAAGATATCTGGATTGGGATGGCACAGAAACGACTGAAATCTATAGCCAGGGAACAGTAA
- a CDS encoding late competence development ComFB family protein: MQLPQLSTYTNAMEPLVTEAVEQLLQTLPLSVVESINQAEAIAYALNRLPPLYATTEEGWYWQQAQAKETLLPQIFKAAHWGIKAAQKKHTRFPNPLSLSTHSEYFAAFQRVRNMAQKTYN; this comes from the coding sequence GTGCAACTACCACAACTTTCTACTTACACAAATGCAATGGAACCATTGGTAACAGAAGCAGTCGAACAGTTGCTTCAAACCCTACCTCTAAGTGTAGTGGAATCGATTAACCAAGCTGAGGCGATCGCCTATGCACTCAATCGTTTACCTCCTTTATATGCTACCACCGAAGAAGGATGGTATTGGCAACAAGCTCAAGCCAAAGAAACCCTACTCCCACAAATTTTCAAAGCCGCTCATTGGGGAATCAAAGCCGCTCAAAAAAAACATACTCGCTTCCCCAATCCTCTGAGTTTATCTACCCACAGTGAATATTTTGCCGCTTTCCAACGAGTAAGAAACATGGCACAAAAAACGTATAATTAA
- a CDS encoding cation:proton antiporter: protein MIITTQFAQVSSSLPVKDPVYIFCIILLAIWLAPAIAYRLRLPPLVVLILFGMILGTNVLGVLERDAQLILLEKVGLLYIMLAAGMQMDLGNLQKVGMRSLIFGLLTFSVPLTIGVISGQLLGYTLLAAILLGIIYSPHTLLSYPIMTNLGISQKEPVGVAVGSTVVTSILTLIGLSIVQAIASGNVGILLGIKLLIFLPLLTLFAFWIIPLLGRQILDPFATFLTPHFVFVLACLFVTASATLLLGVDSIVGAFIAGLALNPLIPLSSPLMKQIEFVGNSLFIPAFLISVGILSNPSILFSNRENLSIIVIVVIGAVIAKFIAAWLAGQLFKYHFDEIMIMFSLTVSRAALVLVIALFGKDAGLLNEGIFNAVIIYILVTCLAGPIAAEIFGKRIATKIELL, encoded by the coding sequence ATGATTATTACCACACAATTTGCCCAAGTTAGCAGCAGTTTACCCGTCAAAGATCCAGTTTATATTTTCTGCATAATACTACTAGCAATTTGGCTTGCACCAGCGATCGCTTATCGCTTGCGTCTTCCTCCTTTGGTAGTATTAATTCTATTTGGGATGATTTTAGGTACAAATGTTTTAGGAGTCCTGGAGAGAGACGCACAACTGATTTTATTAGAAAAAGTCGGCTTACTATACATTATGCTTGCCGCAGGGATGCAAATGGACTTAGGAAATTTGCAGAAAGTCGGTATGCGATCGCTAATTTTTGGTTTACTTACATTTAGCGTTCCTTTGACAATTGGCGTAATCTCAGGTCAATTGCTTGGTTATACTCTCCTAGCTGCGATTTTACTAGGTATAATTTATTCTCCCCATACGTTGCTATCTTATCCGATTATGACTAATTTGGGTATCTCTCAAAAAGAACCTGTAGGTGTAGCGGTGGGAAGTACCGTTGTTACCTCAATTTTAACCTTAATTGGCTTATCGATCGTTCAGGCGATCGCGAGCGGTAATGTCGGTATTTTGCTCGGGATTAAACTATTAATTTTTCTTCCTTTATTAACTTTATTTGCTTTCTGGATTATTCCCCTATTAGGACGCCAAATTTTAGACCCTTTTGCTACATTTCTGACACCTCATTTTGTCTTTGTTCTCGCTTGTTTATTTGTTACAGCTAGCGCCACTTTATTACTAGGAGTTGATTCAATTGTCGGTGCTTTTATTGCCGGATTAGCACTCAACCCCTTAATTCCTTTAAGTAGTCCCTTAATGAAACAAATAGAATTTGTCGGCAACAGTTTATTTATCCCTGCCTTTTTAATTTCTGTCGGAATTCTCTCTAATCCGAGCATTTTATTTAGTAACCGAGAAAACCTCAGTATTATTGTTATTGTCGTAATTGGCGCAGTAATTGCCAAATTTATTGCCGCCTGGCTAGCAGGTCAATTGTTTAAATACCATTTTGATGAGATAATGATAATGTTTAGTCTAACTGTATCTCGCGCCGCTTTAGTCTTAGTAATTGCCTTATTCGGCAAAGATGCAGGTTTACTCAATGAAGGAATTTTTAATGCTGTAATTATCTACATTTTAGTCACTTGTTTAGCAGGACCGATCGCCGCCGAGATTTTTGGAAAGCGCATCGCTACTAAAATTGAGCTTCTTTAG
- a CDS encoding TIGR04283 family arsenosugar biosynthesis glycosyltransferase, with protein MTLATISVIIPVLNEANTIENTLLKLQKSPNREIIVVDGGSQDDTVQLAQNFPVKVISRPNVGRANQMNAGAKIASGEILLFLHADTYLPAGYEKFVRETISQPGIIAGAFELGIDAPGLGLRAIEKMVNWRSHFFAMPYGDQAIFVKTTVFQDMGGFPNLPIMEDFELILRLKRQGKIAIAPAAVQTSARRWQKLGIFKTTLINQLIIIGYYLKIPPTQLKNWYRKL; from the coding sequence ATGACATTAGCAACAATTTCGGTTATAATTCCAGTTTTAAACGAAGCAAACACGATAGAAAATACTTTACTAAAACTGCAAAAATCCCCAAATAGAGAGATAATTGTTGTTGATGGTGGTAGTCAAGATGATACAGTCCAATTAGCGCAAAATTTCCCCGTAAAAGTTATTTCTCGTCCGAATGTTGGTCGCGCCAATCAAATGAATGCTGGTGCAAAAATTGCTTCTGGGGAGATTTTACTATTTCTCCACGCCGATACTTACTTACCTGCTGGTTACGAAAAATTTGTCCGAGAAACCATATCTCAACCAGGAATCATTGCTGGCGCATTTGAATTAGGAATTGATGCCCCAGGATTAGGCTTGCGGGCGATCGAAAAAATGGTAAACTGGCGATCGCATTTCTTTGCCATGCCTTACGGAGATCAAGCGATCTTCGTGAAAACTACCGTATTTCAAGACATGGGCGGCTTTCCCAATTTACCAATTATGGAAGACTTTGAACTGATCCTGCGTCTCAAACGCCAAGGAAAAATCGCGATCGCGCCCGCAGCAGTGCAAACCTCTGCCCGTCGCTGGCAAAAATTAGGAATCTTCAAAACTACCTTAATTAATCAACTAATTATTATTGGTTACTACTTAAAAATTCCACCCACCCAATTGAAAAACTGGTATCGCAAATTGTAG
- a CDS encoding M61 family metallopeptidase gives MTKATAIHKPLTVKTTPIIHYEVAMSVPESHLFEVTLQVTNWQAAVLDLKMPVWTPGSYLVREYAKQIQDFRAQTSDEKKILFSRKLSKNHWQIETESVAEIKVKYRVFANDLTVRTNHLDATHGYFNGAALFFFIPGWEQESITVRIVPPKSDWLVSTALPEIKDKVNSFWAEDFDTLVDSPFEIGTHQVYDFEVLGKPHQLAIWGKGNANPTKIIADTRKIIEAEAKIYGGLPYESYLFLLHLSGSGFGGLEHKNSTSLNYPRFGFRAKDKYDRFMQLVAHEFFHLWNVKRIRPKALEKFDYEGENYTTSLWFCEGTTSYYDLLIPLRAKVYDPDGFLEALSKDLTKYLTTPGRKVQPLSESSFDAWIKLYRRDANSDNSQISYYLKGQMVSLLLDLLIRKRHQNQRSLDDVMKIMWQRFGKDEVGFTPEELLEVLESVAETDLSSFSDRYIDGLDELPFDEYLQPFGLKIKQIEDSEPVPYFGAKVVTKNGKDTIEFVENNSPAAIAGIDADDELLAIARMRVTADRLNERLKDYQAGDKISVTVFHQDELKTYQVKLGKPQPSSYQVVRIKSPSKEQVDLYSGWLKK, from the coding sequence ATGACTAAAGCTACAGCTATTCACAAACCTTTGACCGTAAAAACTACTCCGATTATTCATTATGAAGTGGCGATGTCTGTGCCGGAATCGCATTTATTTGAGGTGACGTTACAGGTGACAAACTGGCAAGCAGCTGTATTGGATTTGAAAATGCCTGTTTGGACTCCGGGATCTTATTTGGTGCGCGAGTATGCGAAACAAATACAGGATTTTCGGGCGCAGACAAGTGATGAGAAGAAAATTTTATTTAGCCGAAAACTGAGCAAAAATCATTGGCAAATTGAGACGGAAAGTGTTGCGGAAATTAAGGTGAAATACCGGGTTTTTGCCAATGATTTGACGGTACGGACGAATCATTTGGATGCTACCCACGGCTATTTTAATGGGGCGGCTTTGTTCTTTTTTATTCCTGGTTGGGAGCAAGAATCGATAACTGTTCGGATTGTACCGCCAAAGTCTGATTGGCTAGTTAGCACGGCTTTACCGGAAATTAAGGATAAAGTCAATAGTTTTTGGGCAGAAGATTTTGATACTTTGGTTGATAGTCCTTTTGAGATTGGGACTCACCAAGTTTATGATTTTGAAGTGTTAGGTAAACCTCATCAATTAGCAATTTGGGGTAAGGGTAATGCAAATCCTACTAAAATAATTGCTGATACGAGGAAAATTATTGAAGCGGAAGCGAAGATTTATGGTGGTTTGCCTTATGAAAGTTATTTGTTTTTATTGCATTTATCGGGTAGTGGATTTGGTGGGTTAGAACATAAAAATTCGACTTCTTTGAATTATCCTCGTTTTGGTTTTCGGGCTAAGGATAAATATGACCGTTTTATGCAGTTGGTGGCACATGAGTTTTTTCACTTGTGGAATGTGAAAAGGATTCGCCCGAAGGCCTTGGAAAAGTTTGATTACGAAGGGGAAAATTATACGACTTCGTTGTGGTTTTGTGAGGGAACGACAAGTTATTACGATCTGTTGATTCCTTTGCGAGCAAAAGTTTACGATCCGGATGGTTTTTTAGAAGCATTGAGTAAAGATTTGACGAAGTATTTGACGACACCAGGGCGCAAAGTGCAGCCGTTAAGTGAGTCGAGTTTTGATGCTTGGATTAAGTTGTATCGGCGGGATGCAAATAGCGATAATTCGCAGATTTCTTATTATTTGAAAGGACAAATGGTGTCGTTGTTGTTGGATTTGCTGATTCGGAAACGGCATCAAAATCAGCGATCGCTGGATGATGTGATGAAGATTATGTGGCAGCGTTTTGGTAAGGATGAGGTGGGTTTTACTCCCGAAGAGTTACTAGAAGTGCTAGAATCAGTAGCCGAGACAGATTTAAGCTCCTTTAGCGATCGCTACATTGATGGTTTGGATGAGTTACCTTTTGATGAGTATCTGCAACCTTTTGGTTTGAAAATTAAACAGATTGAAGATAGCGAACCTGTACCATATTTTGGCGCCAAAGTTGTTACCAAAAATGGCAAGGATACGATCGAGTTTGTGGAAAATAATTCTCCGGCGGCTATTGCGGGAATTGATGCTGATGATGAGTTATTGGCGATCGCCCGAATGCGAGTAACTGCGGATCGACTTAATGAACGTTTGAAGGATTATCAAGCTGGGGATAAAATTTCGGTGACGGTTTTCCATCAGGATGAGTTGAAAACTTATCAGGTTAAGTTGGGCAAACCGCAACCAAGTAGTTATCAAGTTGTGAGGATTAAGTCGCCAAGTAAGGAGCAAGTAGATTTGTATTCTGGTTGGTTGAAAAAGTAA
- a CDS encoding Crp/Fnr family transcriptional regulator — protein sequence METKAFSELFPLFNTANPETLDWLLSVAVEHEYPEDRAVVMEDSWGNAVYFIISGWVKVRRLSKEKPVTLALMGRGDFFGEMAILDESPRSNDVVALSDVKLLSVSAQRFIQTLFKDPQLHHRMLQLMVRRLRQTNARFQLRNQPPAVKLANTLVYLAESYGEATEKGTQILNIPHQDLADVSGIGVEETKKIMEKLQSKGWVDIDPSRRTLCLINLKQLTHLAGRV from the coding sequence ATGGAGACTAAAGCTTTTAGCGAGCTTTTCCCGCTATTTAACACCGCCAACCCAGAAACCCTTGACTGGCTGCTTTCTGTGGCTGTAGAACATGAATACCCAGAAGACCGGGCTGTGGTAATGGAAGATTCTTGGGGCAACGCGGTGTATTTCATTATCTCTGGTTGGGTGAAAGTCCGACGCTTGTCTAAGGAAAAGCCTGTCACGCTGGCACTTATGGGTCGGGGTGATTTTTTTGGGGAAATGGCGATTCTCGATGAGTCGCCGCGATCGAATGATGTGGTAGCCCTCTCGGACGTGAAGCTACTCAGTGTTTCCGCCCAGCGCTTTATCCAAACTTTGTTTAAAGATCCTCAGCTACATCACCGAATGTTACAGTTAATGGTGCGGCGTCTGCGGCAAACTAATGCCCGTTTCCAACTGCGAAATCAACCGCCCGCCGTGAAGTTGGCTAATACCCTGGTTTACCTAGCAGAAAGCTATGGCGAAGCGACGGAAAAGGGGACGCAAATATTAAATATTCCCCATCAAGATTTAGCTGATGTTTCTGGGATTGGTGTTGAAGAAACGAAAAAAATTATGGAGAAACTACAAAGTAAAGGCTGGGTTGACATAGATCCTTCACGTCGAACTTTGTGTTTGATTAATCTCAAACAGTTAACTCATTTGGCTGGGCGAGTATAG